In Ostrea edulis chromosome 4, xbOstEdul1.1, whole genome shotgun sequence, a single window of DNA contains:
- the LOC125671486 gene encoding uncharacterized protein LOC125671486, with protein MGLAASSSKGYRAQGHACPNVIKCYPSKTYTKFPVDKVKGQGEIIEILNILPNYSVQNSGVVDIWWTFCQFFPNNDGIIFSTSTPFQVFHGSVWRKVSPMPCGKVTQYNLKTGKCGTVPQTTCEGFPKLQINPNGVRFTTLSTSSIIEQSVLYSPMAPTVQRAHDPTFTHYRDYSTSSDGNYHAILAKTAASVYALYIFGSSSVLHADAVIKIRDLYPNISPLSAPHTEIENVKWSPDNRHIAVGFSKGHLIVIDWRRNQRVCDVFQDIILECELCGPGSFDFDARSQHCIMFVAANDMILYRINTDEKRMLCHSDDLGSFVDCLRYSYDSHCIVAALFNLKIKVLDADELCPLFEIDLTVTCSDFEDISVKLGSAAPNVTCLSLTTTGEQVAIACWDRKIRILQLPKVFNLQCLCKFVILSLVQPSKIGRLPLPHLLKDYLYSLPFNP; from the exons ATGGGGTTGGCTGCATCTTCCTCCAAAGGATATAGAGCCCAGGGACATGCTTGTCCAAATGTTATCAAGTGCTACCCTTCTAAAACATATACAAAATTTCCAGTAGACAAAGTCAAAggacaaggggagataattgagATATTGAACATTCTTCCAAATTATTCTGTACAAA ACTCGGGTGTTGTCGACATTTGGTGGACGTTTTGTCAGTTTTTCCCAAACAATGATGGCATTATTTTCTCTACATCAACGCCATTCCAAGTTTTTCATGGATCAGTGTGGAGAAAGGTCTCTCCAATGCCCTGTGGAAAAGTCACACAGTACAATCTTAAAACTGGAA AATGTGGCACTGTTCCCCAGACAACTTGTGAGGGGTTTCCAAAACTGCAGATAAATCCAAACGGAGTCCGATTCACAACTTTATCCACGTCAAGCATAATCGAACAGTCAGTTCTATACAGTCCAATGGCTCCAACTGTGCAGAGGGCACATGACCCCACTTTCACCCACTACAGGGACTATTCCACGTCCTCAGATGGCAACTATCATGCCATTCTTGCGAAAACGGCAGCGAGTGTTTACGCTCTCTACATCTTTGGATCCTCCAGTGTATTGCATGCTGATGCTGTGATAAAAATTCGGGACCTTTATCCCAACATCTCACCACTATCTGCTCCCCATACCGAAATAGAAAACGTCAAGTGGTCGCCCGACAACAGACATATAGCTGTTGGCTTCTCTAAGGGGCATTTGATTGTGATCGATTGGAGGAGAAACCAGCGAGTTTGTGATGTGTTCCAGGATATTATTTTAGAATGTGAACTCTGCGGGCCAGGATCTTTTGATTTTGACGCGAGATCCCAACATTGCATCATGTTTGTTGCAGCCAATGATATGATCTTGTACAGAATCAACACAGATGAAAAAAGGATGCTTTGTCATTCGGACGATCTGGGTAGTTTTGTGGACTGCCTCAGATATTCCTATGATTCACACTGCATCGTGGCAGCCCTTTTTAacttaaaaatcaaagtactggaTGCAGACGAGCTTTGTCCATTGTTTGAGATTGATTTGACTGTGACTTGTTCAGATTTTGAGGATATCTCGGTAAAATTAGGGTCTGCGGCACCCAATGTCACATGCCTATCTCTCACTACTACAGGAGAGCAGGTAGCAATAGCTTGCTGGGACAGAAAAATTCGAATACTACAGTTACCAAAAGTGTTCAACCTTCAATGTTTGTGCAAATTTGTTATTCTGAGTTTAGTGCAACCTTCTAAAATTGGGAGGCTTCCACTACCACACTTGTTGAAAGATTATTTATATTCTTTACCATTCAATCCATAA
- the LOC125671487 gene encoding transcription factor Jun-like, which translates to MEAIERTFYHDDGHGLKLENNQVNQLKRKMTLDFSSGSTKTKQQKVTNLLASPDLNMLKLASPELEKMIIQANGLVTTTPTPTQFIFPKHVTEEQEQYARGFVEALAELHQIKPHPPHDSRSSVKVENSDSDDDSQSSYSNSEGILGLTTTTSLPGGLTTGANIPRIATNFSQFNSRIDEIKEEPQTVPCVGSPPLSPINMDNQEKIKLERKRARNRVAARKCRTRKLERIARLEERVAELKGQNNQLVTSASSLKDQVCKLKRQIIEHVNSGCSIMISSSLQL; encoded by the coding sequence ATGGAAGCGATTGAGCGCACATTTTACCATGATGATGGACATGGCTTAAAACTGGAGAATAACCAAGTGAATCAGTTGAAGAGAAAAATGACTCTCGATTTCAGTTCAGGATCTacaaaaaccaaacaacaaAAGGTAACCAACTTGCTTGCTTCTCCTGATTTGAACATGCTGAAGTTGGCATCTCCAGAACTAGAGAAAATGATCATTCAAGCAAATGGATTGGTCACTACCACGCCAACACCAACCCAGTTTATTTTCCCAAAACATGTCACCGAAGAGCAGGAGCAGTATGCACGAGGATTCGTGGAGGCATTAGCAGAACTTCATCAAATTAAGCCCCATCCTCCGCATGATAGCCGGAGCAGTGTCAAGGTTGAAAATTCAGACAGCGATGATGACTCCCAGTCCTCGTATTCAAATAGTGAAGGAATCCTTGGTTTGACAACAACAACTTCCCTGCCAGGGGGGTTAACAACAGGGGCTAATATTCCACGCATTGCAACAAACTTTTCTCAGTTTAACTCAAGAATTGATGAAATTAAGGAAGAACCGCAAACTGTTCCATGTGTTGGATCCCCACCCCTGTCTCCCATTAATATGGACAATCAAGAAAAAATCAAACTTGAACGAAAAAGAGCGAGAAACCGAGTCGCTGCCAGAAAATGTCGAACCAGAAAATTGGAACGCATTGCCAGACTTGAAGAACGTGTAGCTGAATTGAAAGGACAAAATAACCAGTTGGTTACTTCAGCTAGTTCTCTCAAAGACCAAGTGTGTAAACTGAAACGGCAGATCATAGAGCATGTGAATAGTGGATGCTCGATCATGATCTCCTCATCACTGCAGCTTTGA